The DNA window GGCGGATGAAGCCGCTGACCTGGCCACACTGGAATTACAGCCGCCCACGGATGCCGGGGAAATTCGTCTACAATACAGAAAACTGGCCATGCGCCATCACCCGGATCGCGGTGGACAGCCAGAACGCTTCCGCGATATTCAATCCGCTTATCAACGCTTACGGCAACGCTACTTATGAAAATAATCACGCACTGGCTGGCCTCGTTCAGCCTTTTTCTTGCCCTGCCCGCCAACGCCCAGCTGGTGATTCTGCAGTATCACCATATCGCTACCGACACGCCGCCGGTTACCAGCATCAGTCCCGCAGGTTTTGAAGAACATATGCAATTGCTGGAACAGGAAAATATGGTGGTGGTCGATTTAAAAGACGCGCTGGCGAAAATCCGCGCTGGTATTGCCCTGCCGGAAAAAGCCGTGGCGATTACCTTCGATGATGCCTACGTTTCTATTTACGACAACGCCTTTCCGCGTCTGCAAGCCCGCAACTGGCCCTTTACCGTCTTCGTTAACACCAGGGCCGTGGACGAACGCCACAATGTGGTGATGAGCTGGGATCAGCTGCGCGATATGCAAAACCACGGCGGCTTAATTGCCAACCACACGCAATCACACCCTTACCTGATTGAACCGCCACAAAATACCCAACTGGCGGACTGGCTGGAGATGGAAATTAACGGCGCCGAACAACGCCTGCAGAAAGAATTAGGCACCAGCCATAAAATACTGGCTTACCCCTATGGTGAATACAACGTTGCCGTGCGCGACTGGCTACAGCAGCAAGG is part of the Venatoribacter cucullus genome and encodes:
- a CDS encoding polysaccharide deacetylase family protein; amino-acid sequence: MKIITHWLASFSLFLALPANAQLVILQYHHIATDTPPVTSISPAGFEEHMQLLEQENMVVVDLKDALAKIRAGIALPEKAVAITFDDAYVSIYDNAFPRLQARNWPFTVFVNTRAVDERHNVVMSWDQLRDMQNHGGLIANHTQSHPYLIEPPQNTQLADWLEMEINGAEQRLQKELGTSHKILAYPYGEYNVAVRDWLQQQGYIALGQQSGPVGTSSHFQALPRYPAAGIYANPKTLRTKLYTKAFPIPAEQSVEPVLSTDNNPPALTLTFSSTDLYARQIQCYSGAEGAIPTKVQQTGQGIQIDTAARGPIKAGRDRYNCTAPSKNSPGWYYWYSQAWINPAVKNR